In the genome of Triticum urartu cultivar G1812 chromosome 5, Tu2.1, whole genome shotgun sequence, one region contains:
- the LOC125508647 gene encoding splicing factor 1-like: MAAAKADAKAEPTATGGGGGGGGGSFTEERLSEKLNKLSSSAASIQTLSNWCIFHRKRARRVVDTWQRQFNNATTDKKVSFLYLSNDILQNSKRKGGEFVNEFWRVLPGLLKDFYENGGQDGKKVVARLIGIWDERKVFGTRSESLKDILGDNPPALNSNSTTSNPTSKPSSVSKSSQRDSSPIIKKLTVSGMPEKIITAYQSVLDQYFDEDTALNKCKITVGVLEKMNKDVDEACTNDIQQASSLISNLQEQEAILKQCIEQLESVDAARITLISNLKEALSEEEKKSELLRNQLQVARAEAEHAVQLRQRFGGAHAINGAWSSSSTLMTTIPSEQTAAMMQNAAISPITPQFQPPHPAIPLSATASAADDEPKKTAAAMADKLASLASPEQVLSSILASLAAEQAASMNGGPPSVELSEGPPGFQIPKRPRIENPTQTGDMGAPPFFGQLLQAQQNGAAPTSLGGMQSSMQANQALGAFAPLPPPLPPMLPPLLQQFSQNGGGMFGMGPFGMLASSMPPPLPNMLPPGFPRPSGPPPPPPLSPAQNQSQTQQQQQSPQAPQQSPTSTGFFPTPGIGFFPPVQMQQSPSVQRQ, translated from the exons ATGGCGGCCGCGAAGGCAGATGCAAAGGCGGAACCAACCGCcacaggcggcggcggcggcggcggcggcggctcgttCACCGAGGAGAGGCTATCCGAGAAGCTCAATAAGCTCAGCAGCTCAGCGGCGAGCATCCAGA CACTTTCGAATTGGTGCATATTTCATCGAAAGAGAGCCAGAAGGGTTGTTGATACATGGCAGAGGCAGTTTAATAATGCAACAACCGATAAGAAAGTATCATTCCTGTATCTGTCAAATGACATCCTGCAAAACAGCAAACGCAAGGGAGGAGAATTTGTGAATGAGTTCTGGAGGGTTCTTCCTGGGTTACTGAAAGATTTCTACGAAAATGGGGGACAAGATGGAAAGAAAGTAGTGGCAAGATTA ATAGGGATTTGGGACGAGCGGAAGGTTTTTGGAACACGGAGTGAAAGTCTGAAGGACATTCTTGGTGACAATCCTCCTGCATTAAATAGCAACAGCACTACTTCAAATCCTACCTCCAAGCCCTCTTCAGTTTCGAAATCTTCTCAGAGGGATTCCAGTCCAATAATAAAA AAACTGACTGTTAGCGGGATGCCTGAAAAGATTATAACCGCATACCAATCTGTACTTGATCAATATTTTGACGAAGACACAGCTTTAAACAAATGTAAGATTACAGTGGGTGTTTTGGAGAAGATGAATAAAGATGTAGATGAGGCTTGTACTAATG ATATCCAGCAAGCGTCGTCGCTGATATCCAACCTTCAAGAACAGGAAGCAATCCTGAAGCAGTGCATTGAGCAACTTGAAAGTGTTGATGCGGCAAGGATAACCCTGATCAGTAACCTAAAAGAAGCCCTTAGTGAAGAG GAAAAAAAGTCGGAGCTTCTTCGCAATCAGTTGCAA GTTGCTCGAGCAGAGGCTGAACATGCCGTGCAACTAAGACAACGATTTGGTGGTGCCCATGCCATTAATGGGGCATGGTCTAGTTCTAGTACGCTCATGACCACTATCCCGTCAGAGCAGACTGCTGCGATGATGCAGAATGCAGCAATAAGCCCAATAACTCCCCAGTTTCAACCACCACATCCAGCAATCCCGCTTTCCGCCACAGCCAGTGCTGCAGATGATGAGCCCAAGAAAACGGCAGCAGCTATGGCAGATAAACTTGCATCTTTGGCATCTCCGGAGCAGGTGCTCTCCTCCATTTTGGCCTCCCTTGCTGCAGAACAAGCTGCTTCCATGAATGGCGGCCCGCCTTCCGTAGAGCTCTCGGAAGGGCCTCCAGGCTTCCAGATACCAAAGAGGCCTAGAATCGAGAATCCTACGCAAACCGGTGATATGGGTGCTCCCCCTTTCTTTGGGCAATTGCTGCAGGCACAGCAGAATGGAGCAGCGCCTACTTCTCTTGGAGGCATGCAGTCATCGATGCAGGCAAATCAAGCACTGGGCGCATTTGCACCACTTCCCCCTCCACTGCCACCTATGCTGCCGCCACTTCTGCAGCAATTCAGTCAAAATGGTGGAGGAATGTTCGGAATGGGACCTTTTGGGATGCTGGCCAGCTCTATGCCACCTCCACTGCCGAACATGCTACCTCCAGGTTTTCCAAGACCAAGTGGGccgccacctccacctcctctttCACCAGCCCAGAATCAGAGTCAGacccagcagcagcagcaatctCCACAGGCACCGCAGCAATCCCCAACATCAACTGGTTTCTTTCCAACACCAGGCATTGGTTTCTTCCCTCCGGTTCAGATGCAGCAATCACCGTCGGTCCAGCGGCAATGA